One Acidobacteriota bacterium genomic window carries:
- a CDS encoding RNA methyltransferase, translated as MNPVTIDAIDDPRIGDFRVVSDPALMRERGLFVAEGSLAVERLLASRFRTRALLVTESALARLKPAIDASVESSLAGAPSDAAAPSDAAAPSVVSAPAPDLYVTGSAELRRITGFRFHRGCLALGERPPDGSTPGGLPPPRAGAPVVTLDAVADPDNVGAIFRNAAAFGAAGVLLSPRCADPLYRKAIRTSMATTLSLPFQVAATDDWPGPLERLRDDRARLIALTPAPGAADLGSVTRSSSGGPLVLIAGNEGDGVSQAVLERCDATVRIPLDPAVDSLNVATAVAIVLQRFHEATGHQDTLPG; from the coding sequence GTGAACCCCGTCACCATTGACGCGATCGACGATCCGCGCATCGGCGACTTCCGCGTCGTCTCCGACCCGGCCCTCATGCGCGAGCGAGGGCTGTTCGTTGCCGAGGGCTCGCTCGCCGTCGAGCGCCTGCTCGCCTCCCGCTTCCGAACGCGCGCGCTGCTGGTTACCGAGAGCGCGCTTGCCCGGCTGAAGCCAGCCATCGACGCGTCCGTCGAGTCGTCCCTTGCTGGCGCGCCTTCCGATGCCGCTGCGCCGTCCGATGCCGCTGCGCCGTCCGTCGTTAGCGCGCCGGCGCCTGACCTCTACGTCACCGGGTCGGCGGAGCTTCGGCGCATCACCGGATTCCGGTTCCACCGCGGATGTCTCGCCCTCGGGGAACGGCCCCCAGACGGTTCGACGCCGGGCGGCCTGCCGCCGCCCCGCGCGGGGGCTCCGGTCGTGACTCTCGACGCGGTTGCGGACCCCGACAACGTCGGAGCCATCTTCCGCAACGCGGCGGCCTTCGGCGCCGCGGGGGTCCTGCTGTCGCCCCGGTGCGCCGATCCGCTCTACCGGAAGGCGATACGCACGTCGATGGCGACCACGCTCTCGCTGCCGTTCCAGGTTGCTGCAACGGACGACTGGCCTGGGCCGCTGGAGCGGCTGCGTGACGACCGCGCCCGCCTGATTGCTCTCACTCCGGCGCCGGGCGCGGCCGACCTGGGGTCCGTTACCCGGTCGTCGTCCGGCGGCCCGCTCGTTCTGATAGCAGGCAACGAAGGCGACGGTGTCAGTCAGGCCGTTCTCGAACGGTGCGATGCGACGGTCCGGATCCCGCTCGATCCTGCGGTGGATTCACTCAACGTTGCGACCGCGGTTGCCATTGTCCTCCAGCGGTTCCACGAGGCGACCGGCCACCAAGATACGTTGCCAGGGTAG